A part of Terriglobus roseus genomic DNA contains:
- a CDS encoding TonB family protein has product MQQRTKQNFVVSLVLHGVVIGGVLAAGYVFRNHGEKWGDKAEITGAVQATMVNSLPLPPRVQPKEDNVLASENPSEAPPPPTPAAELPPKPTDIPIPVKQPDKKTPPKVAEKPAPVPPQKPQPTKQQPDKATSGETAGLKMAMTSVENRAGTSATNVSDSAFGERYAYYVRQLTQKVAQQWYTQTLDSGAVGHRVWISFRVNRDGSPSNIQIAKPSGDTTLDASALRALQRIDTFGPLPDGYSGSYINVQYYFDPKGN; this is encoded by the coding sequence ATGCAGCAGCGCACGAAGCAAAACTTCGTGGTGTCGCTGGTGCTGCATGGCGTGGTGATTGGTGGAGTGCTGGCTGCGGGATACGTTTTTCGCAATCACGGAGAGAAGTGGGGCGACAAAGCTGAGATTACAGGTGCGGTGCAGGCGACGATGGTGAATTCCCTGCCGCTGCCTCCGCGTGTACAGCCGAAGGAAGACAACGTGCTGGCGAGTGAGAATCCGAGTGAAGCTCCTCCGCCGCCGACGCCTGCTGCAGAACTTCCGCCGAAGCCTACCGATATTCCGATTCCGGTGAAACAACCGGACAAGAAGACTCCACCGAAGGTTGCAGAGAAGCCTGCGCCTGTGCCGCCGCAGAAGCCGCAACCCACAAAACAGCAGCCGGATAAAGCGACTTCCGGTGAGACTGCCGGGCTGAAGATGGCGATGACGTCTGTCGAGAATCGTGCGGGGACATCGGCCACTAACGTGTCGGATTCTGCATTTGGCGAGCGTTATGCGTATTACGTGCGGCAGCTCACGCAGAAGGTTGCGCAGCAGTGGTACACGCAGACGCTGGACAGCGGTGCTGTGGGGCATCGTGTGTGGATCAGTTTTCGTGTGAATCGCGATGGCTCGCCGTCCAACATTCAGATTGCGAAACCGAGCGGTGATACCACCCTTGATGCCAGCGCTCTGCGTGCGCTGCAACGCATTGACACGTTTGGGCCTCTGCCGGATGGCTATTCCGGGTCGTACATCAATGTGCAGTATTACTTTGATCCGAAGGGCAACTAA
- a CDS encoding ExbD/TolR family protein: MAFSSSGGRTRSSLAEINITPLVDVVLVLLLIFMLTAPVLQSGIEVAVPQTRTVNQLTDERTVVTIDHEQRVYLQDKPVNLAELPNLLRTKGDPSKKVIYLRADQKVPFGAFASVMDAVKQAGITNISIVTRPIEK, encoded by the coding sequence ATGGCATTTTCCAGTAGCGGCGGACGCACACGCTCTTCGCTTGCAGAGATCAACATCACACCGCTGGTGGACGTGGTGCTGGTGTTGCTGCTGATCTTCATGCTGACTGCGCCGGTGTTGCAGAGCGGCATTGAGGTGGCTGTGCCGCAGACACGAACGGTGAATCAGCTTACGGACGAACGCACCGTGGTGACGATTGACCATGAGCAGCGCGTCTATTTGCAGGACAAGCCGGTGAACCTTGCCGAGTTGCCGAATCTGCTGCGCACCAAGGGTGATCCGTCTAAAAAAGTGATCTATCTGCGCGCGGACCAGAAGGTTCCGTTTGGCGCGTTTGCTTCTGTGATGGATGCGGTGAAGCAGGCGGGGATTACGAACATCAGCATTGTGACAAGGCCGATTGAGAAATAA
- a CDS encoding MotA/TolQ/ExbB proton channel family protein yields the protein MSLLLTLLLQDSTPVNAATAPPDAANSSALMEMLHNSGPVALSVLALLLLLSIVSWTIMLTKWGSFRRARAKGQQFLRAFRKSSRLSEIATVADTYKPSPLVNVFSEIVEEYQRQTGGRGFPRNPVAVERAAQIASSEAMTDLESQLTWLATIAAVAPFIGLLGTVMGIVDAFHGLGTQGAATLRAVAPGISEALITTAAGLVVAIPAVVGYNQLTASVKDFAARMDDFGRELLNALENAAAAAPQTGQDDPRRRVSQTN from the coding sequence ACTCTTCTGCATTGATGGAAATGCTGCACAACAGCGGCCCGGTAGCTCTTTCGGTGCTGGCATTGCTGCTGTTGCTGTCGATTGTTTCGTGGACCATCATGCTGACAAAGTGGGGCTCGTTCCGACGTGCACGCGCCAAGGGACAGCAGTTTCTGCGTGCTTTCCGCAAATCGTCGCGCTTGAGTGAGATTGCGACCGTTGCCGACACGTACAAGCCTTCACCACTGGTGAATGTGTTTTCAGAGATTGTGGAGGAGTACCAGCGGCAGACGGGTGGCCGCGGCTTCCCACGCAATCCTGTTGCAGTGGAACGCGCTGCGCAGATTGCAAGCAGCGAAGCGATGACCGATCTGGAATCGCAGTTGACGTGGCTGGCGACGATTGCGGCAGTGGCTCCGTTTATCGGATTGCTGGGCACCGTGATGGGTATTGTGGATGCGTTTCATGGCCTGGGAACGCAGGGCGCTGCGACATTGCGCGCCGTTGCGCCGGGTATCAGTGAAGCCTTGATCACGACTGCCGCGGGCCTTGTTGTGGCTATCCCTGCGGTGGTTGGCTACAACCAGTTGACCGCGAGCGTGAAGGACTTTGCTGCACGCATGGATGACTTTGGTCGCGAACTTTTGAATGCGCTGGAGAATGCTGCAGCGGCTGCTCCGCAGACCGGGCAGGACGATCCGCGTCGCCGCGTTTCGCAGACCAACTAA